In the Ornithodoros turicata isolate Travis chromosome 5, ASM3712646v1, whole genome shotgun sequence genome, TCATATAATTAGTATAGTGCCCGTTGCAAGCTTTCAGTTACTTTCAATTTCTCTGTCGTTATACAGCTTAAATGCTCAtgcgtgtgttttctttttgtgaccATGTtctgtaacagctgtcattggcGAGTGATAGAACGGTTGTACCCTAGTCAAGCGGCTttgtgctgctttttggccgccCGATGACATGTAACCTTGCGTATAATGACAGATCTTCATAATCTACTAATACTGCGTACTAGTACTACATAATACTGATCTTCAGAAAGGCAGACCTCGAGGTCGCCCCTGTAGACAATGGCCATCGCTTGAGAGAAGACTGAATATTCAACGCGTTCCCTTTCTTCTAGGTAAACTCGGAACAAAAACAGAACGTATAAATTGGCGGTAGCGCCAAAGTTTCCATCCCCCATCTCTGTAGCCGTACTCCACAACGAGCGTTTGATAACATCTCGTGGAACTCCTCCAAATCGCTCGTTCCTTCCACGAGTCATTGGCTCTGAGTCTTATGCAGTGAAACCCGAAGCTTTCTCTCTCGCGGTACTTTGGAGGAACATCCCTATCTTGTCAGCCCTACAAACTCCTCGATAAGGGGTTGGAAGACCTTGAATAGCATCTCGTTTGCTCTACCCAAGTAGCTTCCGCAAGTGGGCACGGCTCTTTTATTAGGGGTTGATTTCTGCTTTCGGATTACAAAGCGGGGGGGATCTCGGACATTGTGTGTAGAAGTAGTATAGTGAAGGGGATTGAAACTGGAATTgccagctcgcgtggagtagTGGTTACGATGGTTGCCTTCCGCGTCCAGACTGGGCGTTGACGAGGTTTCGaagggtgtacctcgaaataaagtgatcgaaatccccgttgcaaaacaaactactgtaaataaatgttatctgactataaaatgcacaggaaactgccaacagcgaacttaggcTAAACTGGACATACCAATACAAATACCGAACGTaagactaacctaataataaactaaccaatgTGCCGTTCCGTGTTGTCCGCCCTGCTAAACCTAACGgacgctaaaatgtggctttcgttcgctaaaacgacttggacagacatcgaaaacccgtgaatttgagtggttaaatagtgatgccGTGTCTTTAAACGCAGCGTATCATCTTACggagcaatcgagcattctccttgatttttcttgtttcgagaacgtgaattttgagaccggggatttcgcgaccgggaatatcgaggtcctcccgttTCGAATCCCATCACCATCAGCTGTGCAGTGTCTGGGGTTTCCCCTCGGCTTCCCGGCAGACCTTCCAGgctaatgtcggcacagttccccctgaagtcggcccaggacgcatactaacccacttgctgctgttctttcttcttctgttcaCGTCGCAAAGGGGGAATACCAGTGGCATGGCTAAGTAGGTACTTCATACGCTCGCTGGTAGTAACTATACGATCAGCACGAACCATGGTAGCGAGAGACTGAAAAATGGAAGAGTGAATATCTCTGGTCGGGTACAAGAAACTCGCCCAGTCCCAGGTCCCGGTCCCGGTCCCCAGTCCCGGTCCTGGTCCCAGATCACGGGACACGTATCATAAAATGGAGAGGATCGCATGATGTGTTCCCACCGCTATTAAACAGGTCAACGTAACGAGTTTGTCTACTTTCTTTGATGCTGAGTTTGTCACGCATGCGCAGATGGACCTGAAAGGCGTGTCTCCTAACGCGTTCCGCGACATCCTCGACTACATGTACACGGGCAAGCTGAAGATCACGTGCCAGAATGTGGGGAAACTTTACGTCACTGCCAGCATACTGAAGATTTCTAAAGTCAAGAAGAAATGTGCCAAGGTAAGCGCGATAAGCGCGAGGCGCTCAAAGACTCAAACTTGACCCATTGGACCCATTGACCCATTGACCCAAGACCTATTGGAACCTTGGAACCATTGGGACAGATCCGTACGTATTAGTGTGCAGCCATGTCCACTCGGAAAATAGCGGCGCGTAACTGTAGGACGCGTGACTCCTCAGCTCAGTGCATCGGTTGGCAAAGTGCTCAAGGTTGCGGGTTGGAATCCTACCGACAGCGCCAGAAACGTGGCTACGTGGTACCAGTGccgtttattaggagagtttggccattgggaggagcctatccCAAAGCGCgtcatttgacgtcacacgatgggcggcGCCAGGGCCAGTGGCACTATTTTGGATCAGAGCTACCGTCTTGAAATCTCCCATTCCGCCGTTTTGGAGCAGAGGCacagccttgaaatctccccgtgCCGCCGCGGCTCGCTTTTCATCCCGGTCAAGTGGGTGGAGCAATGACGGCTCCCTATTtccgggcggcaaaagatcaaagaatgtcCAAACTCTCCGTATAAATGGCTCTGCGTGATACAAGTCGATTGGACACAAGGTGCCGCGTGCTTCAGGACACGTTAGAAACATCACGTCGACAAAATTTGAGCGAAAAACTGGCCGCTTGACGTTGCTCATGATCCTGGTGATCTCGCTGTATACGAAAAACAGAAGTGAAGACCGAGAAGTGTTTGGTAGCCGTCGCCCTGACGATACATCATTATAATCACATAAGACTCCCTAACTCATGTCTTGCCCAGTGACGTCGCTGTTCACTTCTGGGCTACACTAAGGTATAAAGTCTTCTGGCTCGGAAATTGAAGGCAATATGGTCGAACGACTTCCGCAACTGGAAGCCAATAAACATATGTATCCTTATCACCCGCGTCCAATGTTTTCGAGTGGATAATCCTGACTACAGAGCCTGTCGGCGCGTTCCGTAATCCTGCTGATTTGTGGATTTAGGGTTCCCGCGGCAACGAGTGCGTACGGTTCTGTAGCGGTAGAGCAGCTTGAAGAATCGTTATAAGCGGATCTAGATTTGTGGTTCGGTACTAGTGTCTATTCTGGTGAACACCGTGTCCAATTGCATCCAAGTAAGACTAAGCCGTCGAACCTTGCGGTATTGCGCGCGCCAATTCAGCTATGTTTTGCTCACTGTACAACTTCCTGCTCATTAAGTTGGCATCAACAGCAGTTGCCGGATTGAAACAGCAGAGGGCGCGCAACAATGTGGTGCCAATCAGTCTTGGGTAGCAGCTACAGTTACACGTAACGTGTaactgtaactatagttacttttgcagtaactagttacttttctaaaaaaagtaactgcaACTATAGTTACTGTTTTtggttaaagtaactgtaaaatgtaagTAAGTTACTCAGGTATGGCAATATTTTTCATGCGTCAATTCCCTAGCGTCGTTTTGTCGGGGCTTCAGTTTTACTGCAGTTTTTCTCAACCACGAATTCCATAAATCTTGTCACCTCATACGTCGTTGCCATGAAAGCGGAGGACCGCTCTCCGCAAGGCCACTTCGCCGACGCACCGCAAGCAGTTGAGTTGACTTCAACTTTATCAGCGCAAGAAACGCAAGCCATGTGCCCAATCGAATCCGAGAAATGTGCGCATGCGTGCTGTTGCGTACAGGCGCGCGGCATCGAGCAGAGAAGCGGCTCCTACCATTGGAGGAACGCAGCGGCCAGAACGCAAAAGTTCGAAAACGTCAGCCCGTTCTGTCAGGAAGCGAGCGTAAACGCGCAGTTAAGGTCTATACGGAAAATTCTGTTCATAACACGGGCATAACTACGCTAGGACAGTACAAGTGATAAAACAAAGTTTTTGAGAGTTAGATTTGAAGAAGAGTAAGTGCAACTGTAACCCAGCTAATATTTTTGCAGACTACACTGTAACTGCAACTTAGTAACGCTGAGGCCAATGGTGTTGGCAACCATGACATAAAGcagaaccacgacctactagattataacgaccatgtcttaatcggcaacccctatgaggagcccgtccgcacgatccgctagggccgctactcatcggcacgcgagatctgcacCACGATTGGACgctggaaatttgaattctgaacgcgcagaagcgtatgcacgactaccgtagcagacgacagcaatggctcctatgaaaacgcgtagaatgatgatgataatcaacctcagaatgagacacctgtggaatatccacagcttgtacagaaatactaatgTAAACTGAAGTATACAAAGTatcgtagaagttgaggaagcaataactaggacgatgagcagcgccaccgctaccttccaaaaatgcggcgctgggaaggggtgcctacgaCAGTccttataatctagtaggtcgtgagcAGGATATATAACGCTAGTCTGGTAATTCTCTGCATTCTTTTACACGCAGATCTTGACAAAATCGCCGTACGATCCTAAACACGCCATCTGCGTCTATGTGACGGCGCGGAAATACGGTCTGGGCCCAGTGTGTCAGAGGGTTCTGACTCTCTTGCATAATCGGCTCGAAGAGACCATCACGTGCAAGCCCTTTCTCGATCTCGATGTCGAACAAGTGTGTCAGGTCTTGTCCGGAGACCCCGTCGGAGCAAGAGGGTGAGTTGGTCTTCTCTACTCCAATCCGTACTCTTCGACGGACAAGTAAATCTTATACTGGGTTTCCGGACCTGCGGACGTGACTGAGTGGTGACGCCCCAAGATATCCCGGATGAATGTAAAATACCGATAGTTTGCACCAACACGTACTAGCattcaagaaaaaaagaaaaaaaatagactCATTGTAAATTGCCACTGCAAATACCGAAGGTTATCAGGCTATGACGTCACCGCAGGCTGCTCCACTAGTGAAGCGGCCAAGGTCACGCACTTGCCTAGAAATTTCCTTTCATTTATTTGTCCCTTAACGCCTCGAAGCCATtacacaagggggggggggatagaaGCCCAACTCAGAGAAACATAATGCAAATAAGATACTGCAACATGAATAGTATTGTCATAACACAAAAGTATCAAACCAAGGTATCAAACACAGAGAAAACAAATATTTTATGATTACGGTGGTGATTAGTACTTTGAGGATGCTTAACCAACTTTGATAAAAGAACTACGATCATTATAGGTGGATCAAAAATGGGCTTGGACATTATTATGTGAGAATACCAGTATAATGACTGCTAAACAGTGTATTGAATGCTTAGCTTTTAGATATATACTGTTAGTGATAGTTGAAAGCGTAAGTTGTCTGTGATGGTCACTGTGCTGTTCGGCAAGTTATTCCAGAGGTCTATGGTTCGTGGAAATGGCGTAGAAATGACCTCTGATGTCAGAGCTAGATGTAAAAGTTATGGTTGAAGGGTTTCTATTTGACGAACTTCAATCTTTCCCTCCCCCCTTAACTCTGATATACAGAGCAACgcgtgcatgatgtaatgagCCACTCGTATCGAGGTGACGCAACCCTTCGCCCCTCAGTAGAGTACCCGCAGCTCTCCTGTAGTACCCAGTACCCGCAGTATTGTGGCAGCAGTCTTTGCACGATATTTGTAGAGACTATTAACCTTCAGTGCTTGCGCAGTGACTATTTATAATAACTATTGGATTTGCATTGgaacttatttttctttttgcagtttGGTATACTAATCCATTTCAAAACTTAATACTGGGTAGTCACGATTAAGTCCAGCCCAGCTGAAATGCATCGGCGACGTGCTCAGCACTGCATTCGCGCCATCTGGATTGCCTCCCTATAACTATTATCGCGGAAAATAGCGCAGGATCTAACTGCCGTGCAGAGTGATGTCGCTATCGGTTCTAGCGGCACATAAAGCGAATAGGTCGTGTCCGCATTATGAATCGCGCTTCATGACTTTCATGTTTTTCGATTTCGTATTTTCAACATTCTATATTAAGACTAGCATTACGAACCCGTGTTATGATCCTTGTGCCTGTATTAACCCCTTTCGTCTACTAAGAATCCATATTTGACCCTCATCGCTTATTGATAATTCGTACTATATATGACGGATTTTGTCTGTTAGTTCAGTCCGTTTACTTCGACCACAACAATGTGACTTCGTGTATTACGAATCCTTACGGTTATGAACCTCTGAATCACGAACCGAAAGTGACAGCAGATCGATGTCCATACAGATGTACGTGCCCACTGTCAGCAGCCGGGCAACCGATTAGTAATTGTCGGCTTGGAGGTCGCTTCGATTTCTTCTCGCCTCCCGCTCACGAGGATCAATACGTTAGTCGGCGACGTTCCGACGTGTTCGATTCGGTCGTGTGGAATCTTCATGTCCCGATATTTCGGACGTTAATCGTAATGATAATCAGCAAAATATATCTGCAGTTGTAACGAACACATTCTTTTGCATCAGTTTATAACTGAAACGTCGCAACACCAGCGCTGGACTGCTGTTTAAAGAAAGCGTATTGAACACCAGTCCAGGACACACAACTAGTTGGTCCAACAGGTATCCTAGCCCTGATGTCTATCCTGCTGTCCTTCCTTTGTATGTCCATGTCCGTACGTCATCTATATAGGCATAGTTGCTCATCCAAAGGACCATGGCAAACCTTGACATTGAGGAAAACCTGACATTTGCAGCGAaatggtaatttttctggctGCGCTCCACTGGTTGAACCATAACTACCTGGCCTATGAAGCACACGTGCTGCAGGTCCTCCAGTGCGTCCGCTTTGTGGCTATGTCCATGGAAGAGCTCATCAGCTGCCTGCACCCGCCTGTCTTGCCTGGAATCATGGAGATCCACGAAGTGCGGGCTTACATCCAAAAAGCCATCTGGTAATATCCGTAAGCTTGCTCTaagttgttccttttttttttccccctagGTAATCCTCACATTGGGAAAGCTGCTCCTGGAGCACGATCTTCAACTTCTCGTTACCCGCATAAcacgcgttaaatgcatcacttcgcccGTGATTCGCGACGAGCTCTTGCACGAGCCTACCAAAACGGAGCCTGGAGCGCGTGACGCTTGCTATGTCAAGGTCCACTGTTCACGGTCCACTATGTCAAGGCCCACTGTTCAAGGTCGGggccctgcactcttagaaatgaacttcaccacatagcacgctcctagccaaccataatctcgaatggtatcgttatctgccctgatttcttgaaaacgggaggcgtgcgcctttttcgtgacacttatgctgttcataattgtcacaaaaaggcgtacgcttcccgttttcaacacatcagggcagataacgatatcattcgagatgatggttggctaagagcgtgctgtgcggtgaagttcatttctaacagtGTGGTGTCTGAAAACACCctgcactctgaaaacagaacttcaccacataactcGCTCTTAGCctaccaccatcccgaatgacatcccCCTGCCCCCTGATAGGTTAAAAactggaggtgtacgcctttatgtgacacttatgcagttatgtcaACAGTcccagaaaggcgtacgcctcacgctttccacaaatcgggataACGATGTCGTTCTGTGCAATTGTTAGCCTTCGCCGTGCTTTGTGGTGCGATGTTCCGTGAGGACATGCACAATCATTTGTAAGCGCTTAGCAAGCAAATTGTAACTAAGGCTACGTGAGCGCGACTGTCTGCTATGGCATGCGGTTAGCTTCGAGGGTACGCTGGTCTTGCAATGCGGGAGCACCTACGGACCAGGGATGACATGGTTACTAACCGGAACTAGAAATTGCTCCGTTGTACACTGACATGTATCTCCTCTTTGGTCCACGCCAAGCTACAAAGTTGCAGCAGACTACAACCAGGCCAATCTGTTTTCTGACATTCAGACCAAGCCTCGACACTTCTTGTTGGACGGACCAGTGGAACTATGGGTGAGCTTTTCACATTGCCCTTATTACATGCACGTCAGCCTGGTAATACAAATATGGTGTGACTTCCTGGTGCAGGATATGAGTATCTTTGATCGTAAAGCCACAAAGTGTTCGCGATACCCGACTTACCGCAACGACTCGGCTCGGAAGGTCTTCCAGTTGGAGGTAAGGACGGCCTCCGCGGTACGAATTTTGTCCATTGCGGATCAGGTTGATATGGTCTAGCTCACTAACCGTCGCTTGGTCCTCGTGAGTCTGACTAGCCTCTCTACGCTCAAACAGCCGCTGACGCCGAGCTTTAACCTGCTCAACACCACGGACCCTCTAGCTGAATACTTGCTGAGCAATCTGCACTGTTCCCCGAACATTAGTGAAGAGAGAGAACTGGCCAACGTCAAGGGATCTGTCTTCGATGGACAGTCCCCAGTGTTACTAGCAGTTGGGGGCTTTGATCCGAACCGACCCAATGAGGTTCCGATAGGTAAGGCACCTGCCTCCAGGTGGCTTAAACTAGTATTGACCAGCGATCCCTTTCACTCAGGGACCAAGATACTCAGATACCACATTCAATGGGACGCATGGGAGTTCTTCGATTCCTTCCCGATGTCGAGGCACCACCACAGCGTCGTTCTGCATCAAGACAAGTTGTATATCATTGGAAAGTACTGCCCGCTAACCACGAATACGTGGCTTCCGAATGAATATCTCTGCGCTTGCTCGCGCACTAGGCCGTCGAACGCATTCGAGTGTGACATACGCGATGATTCAAAGCAGTTTCATACTTCGTGTTTACTGCGAGGAACGCCACGAGGGTGTCAACAAATCTGATCGTTCAATGACTCTTTCGAATCTAGGAGGTTACGACGGTTACGAGACTGCACGAGGCACGCTCGTTCCCACGGCAATGTGCTTCATGTTTGACTTGGGGCTGCGTGGGTGGAAGCCTCTTGCGAGCATGGCGCATGCGCGTGTCTATCACAGCGCCACCATATTGGGAGACGCCATCTATGTGGTCGGAGGCAAAGACCACAATGGGAGGTACAGTGCACGCTAGATTAGTGCAGCTTGTGCGCCCTGGTTCGTCATGTAAAGGCGAGTTCCAACATATAGCGCTTCGCTCTATagggctagaaaatagcgctcgaaACCTTGCGCTGTGTTTCcgtttgccgttctcacatacaaccgagcacatagcgctatcctgctggggtcacgggatatctctttgcgacgtgatgcaccggtgctGCCGTGATTGCTTCCTGTCTGCGTCTGGTATCCGCAGCATCAAgggggatgacactttcgatgctgtgatcgcgataccagagtaaccaaacacccatgcattggcagatgaaactcgtggccattttcacgtcgtcgtcgtcgcattcccgtcttgctgcttcgagtgatcggaagcaaaacaaaccccagcttccgcgacgtcacggctgaaagaagctcacgattggttaacgcacactcaccgctcaatatagcgccagaaaagttgaccggggctctacttcgacaagagcggttttatagcggttcgtagtaatgcgaggaggaaaatatagcgcaattttctagtgATATGTAGCAAAGcactatatgtgggaactggccttaatGCTCACACAACTGAGGCCATCCACGTACCAGTGTGTTTGAGATTTCCTTTTACGGCTACACTGACAGAGTTGCggcacactgtaaactgaaagacacccttatgggtgtaaatggcttctcgtataactcacaccactttttacgccgtatggtctggaacaccctttttagggggtgtattctgtgtaaaacgccctttgaatgggtgtttttccttgaaaatgccttcttttcaCCCTTTATATACTCCCTTTTTTGGGGGTGTTTAACATTTTTGCACCattcctaaaagggtgtttaaagggggcaaaagaaggcattttcaaggaaaagcaccctttcaaagggtgttttacacagaatacaccctctaaaaatgGCGTTTCAGATCAtaaggtgtaaaaagtggtgtgagctATAGGACAAGCCGTTTACACCCATAAGAGGGTGTCTTTCAGTTTACTGTGCACGGGCAGTTAGGAACCTTCAAAACGTACTACTGCGCCACATAGCAAACGCGGCCTCCCTGGACTCAAGGGGCATAGGGCGTGGATGCTGAGCGTTTTGCGTACACGGATCGCTGGAATCCTTTTCTGTTCGACAAGTACACCCTTTTCCTAAACAGATGCACGGACGTTTCTTTGTAGGGCAATGTCTTCCATAGAGAAATTCTGCCCGAACGGTAACAAGCAGTGGCAAGAGCTTTCCGTCTTGCTTTGCCGTCCCAGAATGGCAGCCGCCTCAGCCCAGCACCGCGGGCTGCTGTACATCGTCGGAGGACTCGTGGAATCCGCGGGAACACTGATTGTCCTCGCCGATGTTGACTGCCTCGACCCGCGGACCAACGAGTACGTGCCCTATAAGAAGGTGTGGGGGTGACTCTGACGTTCTACTGAATGTATAGGTTATCCTTCCACGTGAGTCACCTGCCCTCTCCCCGTTGTTTCCTGTCCCTCCTGGCGGTGGACGACCAGCTCTTTGCCCTCGGTGGATGCTGGGTTTCTGAGGAAGGCGAGGGCTTAAAAAGTTCTGCCGATGTCTTCGTGTATGGTGAAGATGAGCGCTGGGAACACGCTGCCACACTGGACGAGCCTCGTCATGACTTCGCTGCAGCGGCTATAGGTGAGAAACTTTCAATAATGGCCTATAAAACACGTAAGTGGTTGTAACGTGTAGGAATATAACGGTGTAGTCTTGCACAGTAGATTACATAGGATGTTGAAAACCGTTGTTCGACTCGGCTTAACTTGCGAGAATTTCGTTCCCCCCCGAAcacttccttccttccttccttccttccttttttccgccatgttttttttatattctgcttgagcaactgtggctataataGGTGTACACACATGACCTCATGGAGAGCACGTAGGAGTGGGAAGCAGGGttcatgggccgacttcgcaggaAAAACCTAGAAGAAAAACTAGGGGATACGATTTTGGCACCTGCAGCTCATAACCCTGCAGCGGCTGACATAGCTATACACGCTTGACGAGAGCAGTTTTCACATCTCTCCTCAGGCCGCTCGATGTTCCTGGTCGGAGGCCTCACGTCCATCGACCGATCCGCCTGCAGTGACGTCTGGTGTTACACAGCTGCAAATTCCAGAGTTGTCCAGCAACCTCCCAGAGCTCCACTGCGCTCTCCCCTCTGTGGTGTGGGTCTGGTGACTATTCCACGACTGCACCGCGGGAATAGAGACCAGAACTTCAATTTCCACTTTCCTTGAAGTCGTCTCTGTATTGCTTCGAAGCTCTGCTTCATAAATCACtgtcaaatgaaaaaaaaataaaaaataaaaaccgtGCAGAATGAAACTGCATTATATTTGCTCAGTAGGAACTTCAACTCCATTTCATCTTCAGCTTCAACTTCACAGcatgaatgctttagtacagaggaacaaattgaaaatgatcgtaggcttgtcaaatatactttcatggtccctttaacgcgcgttatggaaTAACAATTTGAGGATTGGGACCCGGCTCGGAACTGCGTAAGGTTCAGGGTTGATACCGAGTGAAGATGAGGGATAGTTTTAAGGGTGGCAGGAAGTAGCATAGCAGTGGAGTGGGTAAGATTGGAGCAGGCCTGGTGGGATCGCCCGCGACGAGACCTCTGGGGTCACCAATACCCCACCATTA is a window encoding:
- the LOC135394941 gene encoding kelch-like protein 2 isoform X1, with the translated sequence MSPAYRQLVPLTDSSKQEGQPPIVRFHQRCACIDPYPIFFSIITHLQSTRDKARLLAALLANCSSSKSARSTSLPLTLHQGRVAVSRRQGVKLRRHRLLSHRTENHPENRKPTGQTDLSPPLLTERGFAHPRRSSPPRSLRHPMLLPDVPGNISLEEWSVNACYIEDIVYPSQRNRSYQTSSCVSAAAGSSPARRGSDSSLHLSSTSSSDETSFTFDTTSPRRRAAALGSQESKKVRILFKKNENTDLSVYVRGQQFFCHKAVLSVYSEFFDGIIKGKRTISEMDLKGVSPNAFRDILDYMYTGKLKITCQNVGKLYVTASILKISKVKKKCAKILTKSPYDPKHAICVYVTARKYGLGPVCQRVLTLLHNRLEETITCKPFLDLDVEQVCQVLSGDPVGARGEMVIFLAALHWLNHNYLAYEAHVLQVLQCVRFVAMSMEELISCLHPPVLPGIMEIHEVRAYIQKAICYKVAADYNQANLFSDIQTKPRHFLLDGPVELWVSFSHCPYYMHVSLVIQIWCDFLVQDMSIFDRKATKCSRYPTYRNDSARKVFQLEPLTPSFNLLNTTDPLAEYLLSNLHCSPNISEERELANVKGSVFDGQSPVLLAVGGFDPNRPNEVPIGTKILRYHIQWDAWEFFDSFPMSRHHHSVVLHQDKLYIIGGYDGYETARGTLVPTAMCFMFDLGLRGWKPLASMAHARVYHSATILGDAIYVVGGKDHNGRAMSSIEKFCPNGNKQWQELSVLLCRPRMAAASAQHRGLLYIVGGLVESAGTLIVLADVDCLDPRTNELSFHVSHLPSPRCFLSLLAVDDQLFALGGCWVSEEGEGLKSSADVFVYGEDERWEHAATLDEPRHDFAAAAIGRSMFLVGGLTSIDRSACSDVWCYTAANSRVVQQPPRAPLRSPLCGVGLVTIPRLHRGNRDQNFNFHFP